One genomic window of Bremerella sp. JC817 includes the following:
- a CDS encoding pilus assembly protein TadG-related protein yields MLRRSASPDEEMSQVRFGRKPGIIVVLAAVMMIVMMAMLAFSIDVGYMYTMQSQLQRSVDAATLAGAGSLIDGEDASTDAIHEYLVRNPVGTQWKQYDNQPVSESVQHFLTNYSQGLDVSYGDWDDTTKQIVPSNRPASTVKVSMRYDNMPFFFGHLLGRKSFSIQAESAAAYQPRDIMVVLDLSGSMNDDSEFNAFNTLGAAHVTANQYQMYEELGSPIYGNLEFTPQWAVAKGAAPTRDSHAQVSVEYQYNKIVVNSTKSYDRVRVRRGDNNIVTYYPSSGEATLSPGSQVREVWVYSGKNADGSDQIHYFNFTQRATFEAALGLDTVNYPYDGNWNSYLDYCMSGNNQNNSKGFRYKFGYQNLIVFWLEQRSLNSQMPDMWKASAQPITALKSSVTMFVNFIQQADSDDQMGLAVYNGPDGEGVLESILADDYGFIIAQANQRQAGHYHNYTNIAGGMTVAREELDVRARAGAYKMIVLMTDGQANWNNGGVNSSAARNAVLEEAHLAADRGYVIVTISMGAGADKNLMQQVADITKGSHFNIPGGKTGEEYAEELTEVFQQIAGYRPLRLVQ; encoded by the coding sequence ATGCTTCGCCGATCTGCTTCGCCGGATGAGGAAATGTCTCAGGTACGTTTCGGCCGCAAGCCAGGCATCATCGTCGTTCTCGCCGCTGTGATGATGATTGTTATGATGGCCATGCTCGCCTTCAGTATCGACGTCGGCTACATGTATACCATGCAGTCGCAGCTTCAACGTAGTGTCGACGCCGCCACACTGGCCGGTGCCGGAAGTCTGATTGATGGCGAAGACGCTTCGACCGACGCCATTCACGAATATCTCGTTCGCAACCCGGTTGGCACGCAGTGGAAACAATACGACAACCAGCCCGTCAGCGAAAGTGTGCAACACTTCCTGACCAACTACTCGCAAGGCTTGGATGTCAGCTACGGCGACTGGGATGATACCACGAAGCAAATCGTGCCTTCCAACCGTCCTGCGTCGACGGTTAAAGTTAGCATGCGATATGACAACATGCCCTTTTTCTTTGGACATTTGCTGGGGCGCAAATCTTTCAGCATCCAGGCCGAAAGCGCGGCCGCTTATCAGCCACGTGACATCATGGTGGTGCTTGACCTGTCGGGTTCGATGAACGACGACAGCGAGTTCAACGCATTCAATACGTTAGGTGCCGCCCACGTAACGGCCAACCAGTATCAGATGTACGAGGAACTCGGTTCGCCTATCTATGGCAACCTCGAGTTTACGCCACAGTGGGCTGTCGCCAAAGGAGCAGCCCCCACGCGTGATTCGCACGCCCAGGTTTCTGTCGAATACCAGTACAACAAGATCGTCGTCAACTCGACCAAATCATACGACCGCGTGCGAGTCCGCCGGGGTGACAACAACATCGTGACCTATTACCCAAGCAGCGGCGAAGCAACCCTTTCCCCAGGGAGCCAGGTACGCGAAGTTTGGGTTTACAGCGGTAAGAACGCCGACGGTTCGGACCAGATTCATTACTTCAACTTCACCCAGCGTGCGACCTTCGAAGCTGCGTTGGGACTGGACACAGTCAACTATCCCTACGATGGAAACTGGAATTCGTATCTCGATTACTGCATGTCCGGTAATAATCAGAACAACTCCAAAGGCTTTCGTTATAAGTTCGGCTACCAGAATTTGATCGTCTTCTGGTTGGAGCAGCGTTCGCTGAATAGCCAGATGCCTGACATGTGGAAGGCAAGTGCTCAGCCGATCACCGCCTTGAAGTCGTCGGTCACCATGTTCGTCAACTTCATCCAACAGGCCGACTCGGACGACCAAATGGGGCTGGCGGTCTACAACGGTCCCGATGGCGAAGGGGTGCTCGAATCGATTCTGGCGGATGACTATGGCTTCATCATTGCTCAAGCCAATCAGCGTCAGGCAGGTCACTACCACAACTACACAAACATCGCCGGTGGTATGACCGTCGCTCGAGAAGAACTCGACGTCAGGGCTCGGGCCGGGGCTTACAAGATGATCGTGCTGATGACCGACGGTCAGGCCAACTGGAACAACGGTGGTGTGAATTCTTCGGCGGCACGCAATGCGGTGCTCGAAGAAGCGCACCTCGCTGCCGACCGTGGCTATGTGATCGTGACGATCAGCATGGGTGCCGGTGCGGATAAGAACCTGATGCAACAGGTCGCCGACATCACCAAGGGATCTCACTTTAACATTCCCGGTGGAAAGACCGGGGAAGAGTATGCGGAAGAACTGACCGAAGTCTTCCAGCAGATCGCCGGATACCGCCCCCTGCGACTGGTTCAATAA
- the fae gene encoding formaldehyde-activating enzyme gives MSMYIGEALAGDGNEIAHIDLMIGSKDGPVGHAFASALVNQTAGHSNLLAVLTPNLAVKPATVTITKVTIKNSKQAVQMFGPAQAAVAKAVADAVEQGVIPKDQCEDLVIVCGVFIHWEAQDDKKIYDYNYEATLQSIKNAMSGKPTADEVIAGKEQAAHPFRGF, from the coding sequence ATGTCGATGTATATCGGAGAAGCCCTGGCTGGGGATGGCAACGAAATCGCTCATATCGATCTGATGATCGGTTCGAAGGATGGCCCGGTTGGCCATGCGTTTGCTTCCGCCCTGGTCAATCAAACTGCCGGTCACTCCAACCTGTTGGCTGTGTTGACCCCAAATCTGGCAGTGAAGCCAGCCACCGTGACCATCACCAAGGTTACGATCAAGAACTCGAAGCAAGCCGTCCAGATGTTCGGTCCAGCCCAGGCCGCCGTCGCCAAGGCTGTTGCTGACGCTGTCGAACAAGGCGTGATTCCAAAGGATCAGTGCGAAGACCTGGTCATCGTGTGTGGTGTCTTCATCCACTGGGAAGCCCAGGACGATAAGAAGATCTACGACTACAACTACGAAGCGACCCTGCAGTCGATCAAGAACGCCATGTCGGGCAAGCCAACCGCCGACGAAGTAATCGCAGGCAAAGAACAAGCTGCTCACCCGTTCCGCGGCTTCTAG